A segment of the Syntrophorhabdaceae bacterium genome:
GACTAATACGTCCCGTATAAACTCGATGGGCAAATCCGGGTTGTCGAGGGCGGCTTTCCCGATCTTTGCCCAGTAAGCAACCTGCAATGGGGCGGTTCTACATTCCGCCTTTGCGCTATGTTTGGCTTGTTCATATAAATCATCATCGATACGTATGGCAATACCCATAAACACCTCCTGCTACAATTGTAGCATATCGTAATAAAAAGGACAACTCTGCTTCGTTCTTGTCGGTTTCGGTCTGCTGTTTCCCATATTTTGCCATGAGCCATCAGCCAAGAGCTACGAGCTGCATTATCTAA
Coding sequences within it:
- a CDS encoding ParD-like family protein — encoded protein: MGIAIRIDDDLYEQAKHSAKAECRTAPLQVAYWAKIGKAALDNPDLPIEFIRDVLVAKQRGEFEPFEFSKKK